The nucleotide sequence ATCATATCCGACACCAAACGCGTCAGTGGTCTGTCTGGAGGCTTTCTCAAAATTCCCAGCATGACCTACATAGATAACAGCATGTGGTAATGACAGATGTATTTTGGAAATTTGTATAGAACTGACACAGGTACGACAAGTAGACGTAGGGTTCTGAACAGGTGTCGGTTACCCGCGCATGAAATGCCATGTTCTTTCAACTTCAATTCCAATAATTCGAAATACAcaatgttcatttgtcaattacTATCGATATTGTGCCGTGAACAAATTCGAACTTGAATTTCGATCAATTGCAAATTATAGGTAACGATTCAAAAATGTATTGACATATATTTGTCGAGAAGAGAAAATATTCGAGTATTTCCCGCGAgtttaaaaatttgtattcgtgtgatgaaatgaaatattcgaGTATTTCCCGCGAGTTGAAACATTTGTATTCGTGTgatgaaatgaaatattattttaaataataaagaagAGATTCCTAGTTAGTAGATtggggatttttatgcatttatgacacgCGAAAATTTCTGTAATACAAGAGAAAAACAAGTTTTGTCTATCGATTTCTAGAAACGACTGATTTGTATGAAATACCTCTTGAAAATGCAACTTGGGTGTTACATACCATTCAAAATGTTATTCCATTGTATCCTAACGAACTCGTCTCGCTCGAATCTGCTTTGCTCGTGCAAGAATCCTATCGCATGCATCAATTCGTGTATCACCGTGCCCTTTTTGACAACGCAGCCTGGAACCTGTAAGTTCACGTCTTGTCGACCACCGATTCTACCCACGCTACTCCAACAACCAGTTTCGCCAGCAGTGATCCTGATATAATCGTTTTCTTCGCCGGTGTAAGGTTTGAACTTGATGCATGTGTACTTGTGGTAATCGTTCATGGCGTCATGGATCAGTTTTCGCTGGTTTTCATCTGCAATAGATTTGAACTTGGAAAAACGTTAGATTTACACAGAAGTCCTTTCATCGGGTAGCACTTTGCAAAATGCAACATTTAGTTACTATAACAAAAGATAACTCATAAGATATTATACAACGTATACTATGGAACCCTTAAATGTGAAACTCAATCTCCGCATGATTGTTCGTAATTATATGAAAGTCTTTACAATTAGTATTACCAACATCGGTGCGTGCGAAGTAGTTTATTGACTTTCAAATCAGATGTTTTATGTGAAACAAAAAAGTGTATCATGCCATATTACAGAagcgaataaaatatcattcgcTGTCCGGTTAAACACGTTTCACGGTGCGTGGGTCACTGGTGCCCCAAACTggaattcccttcgagctgttTGGTATCAAACAGTTTCCGACAACTTTTGCGTTTTTAAACAAGTCTGTTTGATGATCAGTTAGAgggaaataaatttttatcttcaCTTTGCAAAACGAATTCCGACAAGTACAGTTAATTTTATGTATTTCCACTGACTGTGGGAAAGAGACCAAATTTCAATTCAGCAACTACAgagcaatttatttaatgaaatcgaagctggGAAGCTGAGGCTCTCGTGACATTAATTAATTACACTTTCAATTCTCTGGAATTCGTAGATCGTAAATTCTAGTACACTCGAGCTACCAATTTTCTACTCCGAAGAAATAATTCTATCTTTCAAATATGGGTGACACACAATAAATATGATAATTAATTCATCACGGAAAATGTTACTAATTTGTACATATTAACTTTCGACACTGGAATGTCACCACTAAAGGTTATCGtaccataaaataataattaataatgcttttatcgaataaattgcTGGAAAAAGAATAGTTTGTGTAAATGCGTTAAATCTTACAAGCACTGTAAGCTAATGTAACAAgctaatgtaacaatattatatgcTCAAAGAAATGTCTGTGGGTCCTAGAATTAAAATCAAAGAAATAAATATCTTATCTATCTTATCTTTTCGATTTTCTTGAAAGCACTCTCAAACAAATACATAATTGGAAATGTGCATAATAAAAGTTCCTCGAAAAAAAGTTATCTTGAaacttttatttaaaaaagactACATAATCCTTGATCTATGAAGTATCCATAATATTAACTTAACTGTAACGATTATTTAATACTGTCATAAtagaatttattaaataatattcagaACTTGTTacagttattttcaaattaattacaaaatatctgtacctattatttaaaaagaaaatgattaTTCCCTAACCTTTAATTTCAAAACCATTAGTTTATCAGCCCTTATGGGGACATTTGAAATAAGAACGATTCTTTTAAAAAAATCCTTCGATCCATCTATGAAGTTGTACCTATTAAAAGGTTCTATAACTTTAAATCGATCCTTGCTGAGCAACAACTAATTTTTGACTAGGTTTGTAACTAATTAGTatcgtaatatattcgaacatttAGAATGCAAAGGAGTTCAAATACCACTCACTATAATAAATTTCAACATTAAATAATAGAGTACAGATTTgatgcgtttatgacaaaaattaataGGTCAATTGCAAACAGTGAAaagatttaaagaatttaaagacgCTGTTGAGTTattctcaacttattaaaattacagACAAcatctattttgcataaaaatattaGTTTAATTTCGTGGGAACGTTAAGGTCGGTATTCTGCACTCGGcgtgttaaaatggcttcgagcgcaagaAGTTAAGATCCACTTTGCGAGTTCgagtaaatagaaaattatgatATCGCTTACTGAAATATGGGCTGATTATATAAGGAACGACACCACTTGGCCATCGGGCAGATTCCGCCTTGAGGCCATTCTTGCCCAGCTGGGGTGGGAACAGAATATCACCCTCCGCGTAGCTACCCAACTCTTCCGGATTAATGTCCAAACCCTCGTGCCAGTTCGCCACAATCTGTCCGGTCGCGTTGTCCGGGAACTGGTAGAGAAGCTCTCCGAAGTGCTGTAAATGAGCAATCACTCCCTCGGGACTATCCACTGAATTGTCCAGGATGTCTCGGCGCTGGAACGGCCAGGCGGACGCTGACGTCAGAAGGACGAATACGAGCGTGCTAATAACTGGACAACGATGACCCATGATGAACTTCTTGGTGAAAAAGGCTTCGTTTGACCGAATTGAGTCGACTCTGTGATTCGAGCCAATTCCACTGACGAAAATCGACCGATTCTTCCTGACTTTATACGCACTCGAGCAACCCCACCCGCGGAACTGTCCAATGCTTCCATGCGGAAGCGATCGGGGACAGTCTCTGATAACCGTGGACTTTGGGTAACAGGAAGTCAAGATTCGCCGGCTTGATTCCGAGAGGCTTCCCACCGACGCGCCGGACAACATTTATGGTTGTCATATATAGGATAATACCCGTCAAGGTGTACAATATGAGAGATGAGGTGTCATAAACTTCTCCAACGCGATATTTTTGGTCGATGGAGCGAAATTAATTTCAACGTAACGTATGCGAACAATCATCTAGAATAGAGGCAATAAGGACGTAatcgaagaaataaaaatttcatgttACTAGCTGCTaccataaaaatattatattgtaaaacCATTTATCGCAATTTTCAAAGATTCTACCGCCAGAAACGCTTCGCATAGAATGTATGATAATGAATTGCTAATTTCATGCAGTTATATAAAAATTCAGTAATTGCTACTTAAAAcagaagaaaaattaaaagaatttaagaacatcATTATATTGTTTCCAATCTTTTAAAATTATCAAAGAAAGGGAGGCGCTTTTGTTTGGCTCCTGTCTCTTATAATTGACacagacagtttttattttgcataaacatccacaGCTTAATAATGAGCTTGTTTAACCCTTGAAATTATAATGTTGTTTACTTAGAATTATGTAAAGAAAACGGTATGCAACAGAATTTTCTTTCTCGTGGCAATGGACTCGATGAATAGAAAAGTAATTAGCTAACCCGGAAAAGAAATTTGAATTCAATGTCCGAGTAATTGACATTACTGTTTTGAGAGTCAGAGTATTATTCACAGGTAGTTATAGGCGTTCTTTAACGCCGACAAAAATTAACATCCTCCTTCGCAGTTTATTCACATGCAAATTTCGTTGGGCTCTATCATTGATATTGGATATTTCCTAAGGACCTTGCTCGATCCTTCACACCGGTGACTGAGAATCGAAGGTCGGTAATAAAGTCTTTCTTTATATTCCCACTCGGCCCGTTATGGATTATGATATTCCTCTTATTGGGAAATTTACGTAAAAACGTCTGCGCACGCGACGACAATCATTTGTAACATCTGTCAGGTTTCCCATTTCCGTCGAATTTGTAATAATTGTCAATGAATCATATACAGTGAATCATATAtgcacatatacatatatgcataCAATATAAACCGGAGATTTGTCTTCTTACGAACAGTCCTCTCATGAATATTGCATAACATAAGTataaaagaatattttcaatttgttggtagcgaattaaaatttttaatgaacCTCCGAATCTCGTCGTGGTCTTCTTAACAATAGCTGTTATTCACCGATAAGGAATGCCATATCGAGACAACCGTATTATTTAAAACCGGTTAAATGTGTATCTAACGTGTTCCGAACTGCCTAAACATAAATTCTACGACACCCTTTCTTCTTTAATGCTAACAAGATAATTGTTACCCTAAGTTCCTGAATCGGTTTTACGTGACGATTTGCATTTATTAGAACACGTGTGAATGTAATTTGCATAGACGTTCACATCGAAGCTATTTCTATACCTCTGGTTTAGAAAATTCATACTTTATATCGCACAAATAAATTACTTTAATCTATTCGTTAGAATAGGTTAGAGCAAATGTACACAAATGTATTTTTGTGAATATGTTTAATATTAACTTTTTAACcttttaataacaaaatttgattATTTAAATCACAATGGGAAATATAGGATTTTCTCCTCTTGTTGAATTCCGGGCAACACTAGGCTATAACTTAAGCTTATAAACTTATATTGCGCTTCATCTGTAAAGCTGTAAAATCTTATTGCAAATAATTAGGTACAAGTATCTGCATTTTCAGAAGTAATTCAAGGAATAacgaattaaaagaaaattataatgaattatatATGTAGTATAATGTGTGTCATTAAGGATCTAAAAATGTATAATACAGTAATacacaatgaaataaaaaataaaaatacatatgCAGCTATGGTATCAAAATGTTACTCGGGAAAACTATTCGATGCACAAATGAATTAACATGCTAGTCTAAATTTATAattacataatttattattaggcAATCTAAAGAAAAACGAACGAATGTATGTCAATACTTCAGcatgacaaaaataaattattatcagTGATCTACAATCTAAACGTCTAAAGAAAGAATGTTGGAGATTGAAAAATGTGGTttcaagaaaaatgaaaatgcttcaaacagaaaacaattaaaaaacaGCAGCAATCACCATTCAAAAGACTATTAAAGGTTATAAAACACAAAAGTAGTTGTACATGTTGTcaatatacaataaaaataagtatatgtattcaatttttattaaaaaacatAACAAGTGTTATAGTTATATCGCGACTTAAAAGGGATATTTTCActtttattagttttattattataatttgtataGCTATACATTATGATTTACCGGTAAACGATAACACCGTAcataaaaagaaacaaattatttttcataatatacATTGGTATAGTTCTATGTAGTGTCtcatagatattatatataatgttcgTATCTCATTTAATTCATTTAGTTTAACTCTAAAATCGTAGGgtttaaaaattcaaaaattacACATCCCGCCTAATGTTCAAATTAAATTTCGAATTTCTCATTGTCAATTGTCTAGATATCGCAAAATTGTAGAGCTATATTCATGATGTACTAGATACGCATGCGCACTGAACATTTGTTCCCAAAAAACACCGGTTCGCCTCTGTAAAACTCTTCTGTGCAGCTGCAGATGTTCATAGGCATAGGCATTCGTAGCATCGTCTAACACACACGTTTTCAAGTGCATTTCCCGGCAAATAACCTTGaatcgacacaaatgatataattttaatacCGAAAGAACTTCATTATCATTTAGCATAATGACACTGGACAATTCGTGGCACGTGATCAAAACCGCCGCTGCAGAAAACAAACATGAATTAGTGTTGTCAGGCCCGGCAATATCTGAATTGATTGAAAAAACAGGTTTAGACAATTCGTTATTTAACCTACAACATCTGAACTTTTTAAATATATCGAACACGTGTTTGGATAAAGTACCAAATGACATCAAAAAGTTACAGAATTTAACGACTTTAGTGTTGCACTCGAATCAAATTTCAGAATTGCCTGATACAATTGATAAATTAGAAAAActtaaatttttcgattgctcCAGGAACAAGTTAAAGTCGTTACCAGATGAACTCGGAAAACTTCCACAGTTAACGACACTAAACTTGAGCTCCAATAGTTTGAACTCATTACCTTCTCAAGCACTTAATATCAAATTGAGTGTTCTGAACCTATCAaacaataaatttgaaaatttccCTGACGTATGTTATCCAGAACTGATTCATCTTTCTGAGATTTATGTCAATGGCAATCAAATAAAGGATATTCCTGTAACCATAAGTCAATTACCATCTTTGAAGATATTAAATATAGCTGACAATTCAATTTCAGGTACTGCTCtctatacaaatatatattttgtcttaAGACAATTGAATTATTAATTGTCATCTATGTTTCAAAAGACATGTttcattgtatatttatattgcagTTGTGCCAGGCGAAATTGCTGATTGTAATAAGCTAAAGGAGTTATACTTGAATGGAAATAATTTAACAGATAAGAGATTGTCAAAGTTAATCGATCAATGTCGTACTAAACAAGTAATAGAATATGTTAGGCAGCATTGCCCTAGAACCACTAATTCAGCTGCTTCAAATGCCAAAACAAAAAAGGGCAAAAAAACACAGAAATCCTCTGAAtctgaaaatattgttaaagaaataaatgatttatcacACAAATTAAGAGTTCTGAAAGTGACAGATAATACACCAGTCATTAagattacaaaatatataacAAACGTAAGACCTTACATCGCGGCTTGCATTATTAAAAACATGAAATTCACTGATGatagttttaaaaaatttattcaaCTTCAAACTAAATTACACGATGGCATTTGTGAGAAAAGGAATGCTGCAACCATTGCAACGCATGATTTTAATTTAATCAAACCTGgtaagtaaaatataaaataatagaataagtaCCTAGACAAAATGCATCTTAATAATGTTACATTTATTATCTAGGTGATTTAGTATATACAGCGAAACCCCCAACTCTATTAGAAATTAAACCGTTAATGCGTAACAACATTTATACTGGAGCTACATTATTCCAACAATTACAAACAGAAGCTGAAAATTTAAGAAAGGATAAAAAGCGGAATGTGTATTCTAGCATTCATAAGTATCTCTATCTGCTAGAAGGTAAACCTGTGTTTCCATGTTTATTAGATGCTTCAGAACAAGTTATATCTTTCCCACCGATAACCAATAGTGACGTTACTAAAATGTCAGTAAATACTGAAAATGTATTTGTGGAAGTAACCAGTGCTGTGTCATATCACATTTGCAGGTAAAATAATTGtatactaatatttatatttcattaaatataatttttatttgatttcttaaataattttctatctTACCAGGAATGTGCTGGACCAGCTTTTGAAAGAAATAGTCACACTTGGTTTTGGATGTACTTTAGaagaaaaaaataatgaaaattatCATAATTTAGTCGTAGAACAAGTGAAAGTAGTAGACATGGATGGAAATATGAAACTGGTATATCCTTCAAGAGCAGACTTGAATTTTAAGGATAATATAATAAGTGTGTTGCGAGACTAATTAAAAACAGTAAGTAATTTCATTGCTCTTACTCTATTATGTtgcattacaattatattatcttTTTGTAAGGGATATTCTCCTTAAACGAAaagtttcattttatttttgtgGCATTATAAGTTATTTTTAGACCTTTTCGTGATTATTGAAATAAGTTACTGTATATCAATGTAATGTATATAACGCGTTTTTATACAAGACTTTTTGGTATACACAGATGTATATTACAGATTAAGTGTGATACAATATTTTTGTACTGAGAATGCAAA is from Megalopta genalis isolate 19385.01 chromosome 4, iyMegGena1_principal, whole genome shotgun sequence and encodes:
- the LOC117218524 gene encoding leucine-rich repeat-containing protein 47, giving the protein MTLDNSWHVIKTAAAENKHELVLSGPAISELIEKTGLDNSLFNLQHLNFLNISNTCLDKVPNDIKKLQNLTTLVLHSNQISELPDTIDKLEKLKFFDCSRNKLKSLPDELGKLPQLTTLNLSSNSLNSLPSQALNIKLSVLNLSNNKFENFPDVCYPELIHLSEIYVNGNQIKDIPVTISQLPSLKILNIADNSISVVPGEIADCNKLKELYLNGNNLTDKRLSKLIDQCRTKQVIEYVRQHCPRTTNSAASNAKTKKGKKTQKSSESENIVKEINDLSHKLRVLKVTDNTPVIKITKYITNVRPYIAACIIKNMKFTDDSFKKFIQLQTKLHDGICEKRNAATIATHDFNLIKPGDLVYTAKPPTLLEIKPLMRNNIYTGATLFQQLQTEAENLRKDKKRNVYSSIHKYLYLLEGKPVFPCLLDASEQVISFPPITNSDVTKMSVNTENVFVEVTSAVSYHICRNVLDQLLKEIVTLGFGCTLEEKNNENYHNLVVEQVKVVDMDGNMKLVYPSRADLNFKDNIISVLRD
- the LOC117218525 gene encoding hatching enzyme 1.2; translated protein: MGHRCPVISTLVFVLLTSASAWPFQRRDILDNSVDSPEGVIAHLQHFGELLYQFPDNATGQIVANWHEGLDINPEELGSYAEGDILFPPQLGKNGLKAESARWPSGVVPYIISPYFNENQRKLIHDAMNDYHKYTCIKFKPYTGEENDYIRITAGETGCWSSVGRIGGRQDVNLQVPGCVVKKGTVIHELMHAIGFLHEQSRFERDEFVRIQWNNILNGHAGNFEKASRQTTDAFGVGYDYGSVMHYSAGAFSRNGQPTIVPKTATNIQLGQREGFSKRDIQKIRKMYRCSKRRRSSYY